The following coding sequences lie in one Leptotrichia hongkongensis genomic window:
- a CDS encoding sirohydrochlorin cobaltochelatase — translation MRKAILVTSFGTSHKDTREKCLDSIQKEVEAKYGTENVERAYTSGVIRRIVERKEGIHIFDQEEGLEALKNKGYDEIITMSLHILDGIEYSKLNNKYGKISKPLLATDEDFKKVVSNEEFNNLEGNDAIVFMGHGSESAADSTYQRLQEEYEKAGKDNIFVATVEGKVTIEDVIQKLKGRGFKKILLKPFMIVAGDHAKNDMASDEDDSWKTVLENEGYEVTPLLKGMGEYQFIREMFMDKLEEVY, via the coding sequence ATGAGAAAGGCGATTTTAGTAACAAGTTTTGGTACATCGCATAAGGATACAAGAGAAAAATGTCTTGACTCGATTCAAAAAGAAGTGGAAGCAAAATATGGAACTGAAAATGTGGAAAGAGCCTACACTTCAGGAGTTATAAGACGAATAGTGGAAAGAAAAGAAGGTATCCACATATTTGATCAGGAGGAAGGGTTAGAAGCTTTAAAAAATAAAGGATATGATGAGATTATTACAATGTCTTTACATATTCTAGATGGAATTGAGTATTCAAAACTTAATAACAAGTATGGAAAAATTTCAAAACCACTTTTAGCAACTGATGAAGACTTTAAAAAAGTTGTGAGCAATGAAGAATTTAACAATCTTGAAGGAAACGATGCCATTGTATTTATGGGTCATGGATCTGAAAGTGCCGCAGACAGTACATATCAACGGCTTCAAGAGGAATATGAGAAAGCTGGAAAAGATAATATTTTTGTGGCAACTGTTGAAGGAAAAGTGACGATTGAAGATGTTATCCAAAAGTTAAAAGGAAGAGGATTTAAGAAAATACTGTTAAAGCCGTTTATGATTGTGGCAGGAGATCATGCCAAAAATGATATGGCTTCTGATGAGGATGATTCATGGAAAACTGTTCTTGAGAATGAAGGATACGAAGTAACACCTTTATTAAAGGGAATGGGAGAATATCAGTTTATACGTGAAATGTTTATGGATAAATTAGAAGAAGTTTATTAA